A stretch of the Panthera uncia isolate 11264 chromosome E2 unlocalized genomic scaffold, Puncia_PCG_1.0 HiC_scaffold_20, whole genome shotgun sequence genome encodes the following:
- the CDH16 gene encoding cadherin-16: MRPILTMVLAWLWLLYLSVAQVRILLQVLPEAQPAELYVEVPENYGGNFPLYLIKLPLPPEETEGKMVLSGNPDMTAEGPFAVDAESGFLLVTSVLDREEQAEYRLQVTLEAEDGHVLWGPQPVLVHVKDENDQVPHFSQSIYRVQLSQGTRPGIPFLFLEALDEDEPGTANSDLRFYILNQAPARPSPDMFQLEPRLGALALSPEGSTSLDQDMEGPYQLLVQVKDMGDQASGHQATATIDVSVVENTWVPLDPVHLAENLKVPYPHRIAQVHWSGGDVHYHLESQPPGPFDVDAEGTLYVTKELDRESQAEYLLQVQAQNTRGEDYTEPLELRVVVMDENDNAPVCPLHGSPISIPELSPPGTEVTRLLAEDLDAPGSPNSYIVYQLLSSEPEEGAEGRAFKLDSTSGSVTVGDAALQAGQSILLQVMAADLGGAEGGLSSTCEVTVTITDINDHAPEFTNSQIEPISLPEDAEPGTLVATLTATDADLEPAFRLMDFAIEVEDVEGTFGLDWEPDSSHVQLRLLKNLSYEAASSHKLVVVVRSVAELVGPGPGPGATATVTVLVERVVPPPKLDQESYEASVPVSTPAGSLLLTIQPSDPMSSPLRFSLVNDSEGWLCIKEVSGEVHTARPLQGAQPGDMYTVLVEAQYEDEPTLSASATLVIHFLKAPSSRAPTLNHVPTRHLCTPRQDHGVVISGPSEDPDMAGGHGPYSFALGPNPTVQRDWHLQALNGSHAYLTLALHWVEPREHVVPIVVSHNARMWQLLIRVIVCRCNVEGQCMRKVGRMKGMPTKLSAVGILVGTLMAIGIFLILIFTHLSLARKKDLDQPVDSVPLKAVV; this comes from the exons ATGAG GCCCATCCTGACCATGGTCCTTGCCTGGCTGTGGCTGCTTTACCTCTCTGTTGCCCAG GTGAGAATCCTCCTCCAGGTTCTCCCAGAGGCCCAGCCTGCAGAACTGTATGTGGAAGTCCCAGAAAACTATGGTGGAAATTTCCCTTTGTACCTGATCAAG CTACCACTGCCCCCTGAGGAGACTGAGGGTAAGATGGTGCTGTCAGGAAACCCGGACATGACGGCCGAGGGCCCCTTTGCTGTGGATGCAGAGTCTGGCTTCTTGCTGGTGACCAGCGTCCTGGATCGCGAGGAGCAAGCGGAGTACCGGCTACAG GTCACCCTGGAGGCTGAGGACGGACATGTCTTGTGGGGCCCACAGCCTGTGCTTGTGCATGTGAAGGATGAGAATgaccaggtgccccacttctctCAGTCCATCTACAGAGTTCAGCTGAGCCAGGGCACCAGGCCTG gcatccccttcctcttccttgagGCTTTGGACGAGGATGAGCCAGGCACAGCCAACTCAGATCTCCGATTCTACATCCTGAACCAGGCTCCAGCCCGGCCTTCCCCGGACATGTTCCAGCTGGAGCCTCGGCTGGGGGCTCTGGCCCTCAGTCCTGAGG GAAGCACCAGCCTAGACCAGGATATGGAAGGGCCCTACCAGCTCTTGGTACAGGTCAAGGACATGGGTGATCAGGCTTCGGGCCACCAGGCCACAGCCACCATAGATGTCTCTGTGGTAGAGAacacctgggtgcccctagaTCCTGTCCACCTGGCAGAGAATCTGAAAGTTCCATACCCACACCGCATTGCCCAG GTACACTGGAGTGGGGGAGATGTACATTATCATCTGGAGAGCCAGCCCCCTGGACCCTTTGATGTGGATGCAGAGGGGACACTCTACGTGACCAAGGAGCTGGACCGAGAATCCCAGgctgag TACCTGCTCCAGGTGCAGGCTCAGAATACCCGTGGTGAGGACTACACAGAACCTCTGGAGCTGCGTGTGGTAGTGATGGATGAGAATGACAATGCACCTGTCTGCCCCCTACACGGTTCCCCAATCAGCATTCCTGAGCTCAGCCCTCCAG GCACTGAGGTGACTAGGCTGTTGGCAGAGGACCTGGATGCCCCCGGTTCCCCAAATTCCTACATTGTGTATCAGCTGCTGAGCTCTGAGCctgaggagggagcagagggaagagccTTCAAACTGGACTCCACCTCAGGCAGTGTGACAGTCGGGGACGCCGCCCTCCAGGCTGGCCAGAGCATCTTGCTTCAGGTGATGGCTGCTGACCTAGGAGGAGCAGAGGGTG GCCTCAGCAGCACATGTGAGGTCACTGTCACAATCACAGACATCAATGACCATGCCCCCGAGTTCACCAATTCCCAG ATTGAGCCTATAAGCCTCCCTGAGGATGCAGAGCCTGGGACTCTGGTGGCCACACTCACGGCCACTGATGCTGACCTTGAGCCTGCCTTCCGCCTCATGGACTTTGCCATTGAGGTGGAGGACGTGGAGGGGACCTTCGGCCTGGATTGGGAACCAGACTCCAGTCATGTCCAACTTCGACTCCTCAAG AACCTCAGCTATGAGGCAGCTTCAAGCCACAAGTTGGTGGTAGTGGTTCGGAGCGTGGCAGAGTTGGTagggccaggcccaggccctggAGCCACAGCCACAGTGACGGTTCTTGTGGAAAGGGTGGTGCCACCCCCCAAGTTGGACCAGGAGAGCTACGAGGCCAGTGTTCCAGTCAGCACCCCAGCTGGCTCCCTCCTGCTGACCATCCAACCCTCAGACCCCATGAGCAGTCCCCTCAG GTTCTCCCTGGTCAATGACTCAGAGGGCTGGCTCTGCATCAAGGAGGTCTCTGGGGAGGTGCACACCGCGCGGCCCCTACAAGGCGCCCAGCCTGGGGACATGTACACAGTGCTCGTGGAGGCCCAGTATGAAG ATGAGCCGACACTGAGCGCCTCTGCAACCCTCGTGATCCACTTTCTGAAGGCCCCTTCTTCCCGGGCCCCAACTCTGAACCACGTGCCCACCCGACACCTCTGCACACCCCGCCAGGACCATGGTGTGGTTATCAGTGGACCCAGCGAGGACCCTGATATGGCTGGTGGACATGGTCCCTACAGCTTTGCCCTTGGTCCCAACCCGACAGTCCAGCGGGATTGGCACCTCCAGGCTCTCAACG GTTCCCATGCCTACCTCACTCTGGCCCTGCATTGGGTGGAGCCACGTGAGCATGTAGTACCCATAGTTGTCAGCCACAATGCCCGGATGTGGCAGCTCCTGATCCGAG TGATCGTGTGTCGCTGCAACGTAGAGGGACAGTGCATGCGAAAGGTGGGCCGCATGAAGGGCATGCCCACGAAGCTGTCAGCCGTGGGCATCCTCGTGGGCACCTTGATGGCGATAG GCATCTTCCTTATCCTCATCTTCACTCACTTGAGCCTGGCAAGGAAGAAGGACCTAGATCAGCCAGTGGACAGCGTGCCCCTGAAGGCGGTGGTTTGA